One genomic window of Aggregatilinea lenta includes the following:
- a CDS encoding NADH-quinone oxidoreductase subunit A, which yields MLSDFAPIAALLILSVAVSFLIVFMSRLFGPFHPADRKLSPYESGMKPFGPAMRRIPVRFYRVAVLFILFDIEVIFFIPWAVIFRDLAWYGLAVIGVFFFILTVGFVYEWKVGGLEWE from the coding sequence GTGCTATCGGATTTTGCCCCTATCGCGGCCCTGCTTATCCTGTCTGTGGCGGTCAGCTTCCTGATCGTTTTTATGTCGCGGTTGTTTGGGCCGTTCCACCCGGCGGATCGTAAGCTCAGCCCCTACGAAAGTGGTATGAAGCCCTTTGGCCCGGCGATGCGCCGTATTCCCGTGCGCTTCTACCGGGTTGCCGTGTTGTTCATCCTGTTCGACATCGAAGTGATTTTCTTCATCCCGTGGGCGGTTATCTTCCGCGACCTGGCGTGGTATGGTCTAGCGGTAATCGGGGTGTTCTTTTTCATCCTGACCGTTGGCTTTGTGTATGAGTGGAAGGTTGGAGGCTTGGAATGGGAGTAG